One genomic region from Deltaproteobacteria bacterium encodes:
- the hemE gene encoding uroporphyrinogen decarboxylase: protein MTNELKNLTVVAFESRMSLVLQRKLEGLGATALVAPSMKEVPIAENPKVFDFFEELEAGRIDLLILLTGVATRTFISTLETKYPQAQIIRTLATKTKIVVRGPKPTAVCKMHNIPIFATAPEPNTWREILTILEEENCLQGRRVGVLEYGISNTAFLQELEQEGASVIPVPVYQWALPDDLGPLNRAIDAICNGEVDLALFTSANQADNMLRRAQERGIEAALRRGFYRTAIFSIGPVCSEKLSDLQFFPDEEVFPNKLDALVELAAKKGGMLAMRKKKRASVCEVRERVTPREGSRSSRSRAPSRRGRERETRRRQDPFTQTSDSPILRACRGEKNKTVPIWLMRQAGRYMAEYQMVRGKVGFLELCKDPDLAAEVTISAVERLGVDAAIIFSDILLPLEAMGVPLEYRDKEGPVIGRPARDIQSIENLRPVDPHESLGFVLEAIRKTRKALHPQIPLISFCGAPFTMASYLIEGKGSRNYIPTKVLMKENPSAWKALMKKLVMVLTDFLNAQVIAGADLLQVFDSWVGCLSPEDYKEYVLPHTKKLILGIKKGTPVIHFGTGTGTLLELQKQAGGGVIGVDWRVNIKDAARRLGKVGIMGNLDPVILFSKPEVIRREAKKILQAVGKRPGFIFNLGHGILPETPVDHVMALVDFVHEWKVR, encoded by the coding sequence TCGATGAAGGAAGTTCCGATCGCGGAAAATCCAAAGGTGTTTGATTTTTTTGAAGAGCTGGAGGCAGGGCGGATCGATCTTCTCATTCTTTTAACCGGCGTGGCGACGCGGACGTTTATTTCCACGCTTGAAACAAAATATCCCCAAGCACAGATTATTCGGACTCTGGCCACGAAAACAAAAATCGTTGTCCGTGGCCCCAAGCCGACTGCCGTTTGCAAAATGCACAACATCCCGATTTTTGCCACCGCCCCGGAACCCAACACCTGGCGGGAAATTTTAACGATTCTCGAAGAGGAAAATTGTCTTCAGGGAAGACGGGTCGGTGTTTTGGAGTATGGAATCTCCAACACCGCCTTTTTACAGGAGCTGGAACAGGAGGGGGCCTCTGTGATTCCAGTGCCCGTTTATCAATGGGCGCTTCCCGACGATCTTGGTCCGCTCAACCGGGCGATTGACGCGATTTGCAACGGCGAGGTGGATTTGGCCCTTTTTACCAGTGCCAATCAGGCGGATAACATGCTCCGCCGCGCCCAAGAGAGGGGGATAGAAGCGGCACTCCGTCGCGGATTTTATCGGACAGCCATTTTTTCCATCGGTCCCGTCTGTTCCGAAAAGCTCTCTGATCTGCAATTTTTCCCTGATGAAGAGGTGTTCCCCAATAAACTGGATGCACTGGTGGAACTGGCGGCGAAGAAGGGGGGGATGTTGGCCATGAGGAAAAAGAAAAGGGCTTCGGTATGTGAGGTACGTGAACGGGTGACGCCGAGGGAGGGTTCCCGATCGAGCCGCAGTCGTGCTCCTTCACGACGAGGACGAGAGCGGGAAACCCGAAGGCGGCAGGACCCGTTCACGCAAACATCGGATTCGCCCATCCTTCGTGCTTGTCGGGGCGAAAAAAACAAAACCGTTCCGATCTGGCTCATGCGGCAGGCGGGGCGGTATATGGCGGAGTATCAGATGGTCCGCGGCAAGGTCGGTTTTCTGGAATTATGCAAAGATCCCGATCTGGCCGCCGAAGTCACAATTTCGGCAGTAGAGCGGCTAGGAGTGGATGCGGCGATTATTTTTTCCGACATCCTCCTGCCGCTGGAGGCGATGGGGGTTCCGCTGGAATATCGCGACAAAGAAGGCCCGGTCATCGGCCGGCCGGCGCGGGATATCCAGTCGATTGAAAACTTGAGGCCGGTCGACCCGCACGAGTCGCTTGGGTTTGTCCTCGAGGCGATCCGCAAGACACGCAAGGCCCTGCATCCTCAAATCCCTCTCATCAGCTTTTGTGGCGCGCCGTTTACGATGGCTTCCTATCTCATCGAAGGGAAAGGTTCGCGCAACTACATTCCGACCAAAGTTTTAATGAAGGAGAATCCGTCCGCGTGGAAGGCCCTGATGAAAAAACTGGTGATGGTTCTCACCGATTTTCTAAACGCCCAGGTGATTGCAGGGGCCGATCTCCTTCAGGTGTTTGACAGCTGGGTCGGGTGTTTGTCGCCGGAGGATTACAAGGAATATGTCCTGCCCCATACCAAAAAACTCATTTTGGGGATTAAAAAGGGAACCCCCGTCATTCATTTTGGAACCGGCACCGGAACTTTGCTGGAACTGCAAAAGCAGGCGGGGGGGGGTGTTATCGGCGTCGACTGGCGGGTGAATATCAAAGACGCGGCCAGGCGTTTAGGCAAAGTGGGAATTATGGGAAACCTCGATCCGGTGATTCTGTTTTCAAAGCCGGAGGTCATCCGTCGCGAGGCAAAAAAAATACTTCAAGCGGTTGGCAAAAGGCCCGGATTTATTTTCAATCTTGGTCATGGAATTCTCCCCGAAACACCCGTCGACCATGTCATGGCGCTGGTGGATTTTGTGCATGAGTGGAAGGTGAGGTGA
- the hemH gene encoding ferrochelatase, whose product MKNGVLLINLGTPDEPTVPAVRRYLKEFLSDPYVIDINPLARWLLVNCIIGPFRSPKSTLAYKKIWTDRGSPLLFHTMDLTKKVAEKLGSNFAVETAMRYGNPGLKTAIARLVDAGVHSIKVFPLYPQYALSSTETSLQEASRILGELRYEGMLDTVGPFYGHAGFIRAFAETGRPVLTDLNPDHVVFSFHGLPERHIRKVSRCPMDNSCCETISEHNRLCYRAHCVQTARAIAQESALSKDQYTISFQSRLGRTPWIKPYTDLILPELARQGKKRIAVFCPSFVADCLETLEEIAIRGKESFLATGGERLALIPSLNSHPSWVEAICEMITSPSTHAQNPPAP is encoded by the coding sequence ATGAAAAACGGCGTCCTTCTCATCAATCTCGGCACCCCGGATGAACCGACGGTCCCGGCTGTCCGGAGATACCTCAAAGAGTTCCTGTCCGACCCCTATGTGATCGACATTAATCCTTTGGCGCGATGGCTTTTGGTGAACTGCATTATTGGCCCCTTTCGTTCCCCCAAATCGACTTTAGCCTACAAAAAAATATGGACCGACCGGGGCTCCCCGCTTTTGTTTCACACGATGGACCTGACAAAAAAGGTCGCCGAAAAATTGGGAAGCAACTTTGCTGTGGAAACAGCGATGCGTTATGGCAATCCAGGCCTTAAAACAGCGATTGCCAGACTGGTGGACGCCGGCGTTCATTCGATCAAGGTCTTTCCCCTCTATCCGCAGTATGCTCTTTCCTCCACCGAAACCTCCCTTCAGGAGGCAAGTCGGATATTGGGCGAACTCCGTTACGAAGGAATGCTCGACACCGTCGGTCCTTTCTATGGCCACGCCGGTTTTATTCGGGCCTTTGCGGAAACCGGCCGTCCGGTTTTGACCGATCTGAACCCTGATCATGTGGTCTTCAGTTTTCATGGTTTGCCCGAAAGACATATCAGAAAAGTTTCCCGCTGTCCGATGGATAATTCCTGCTGTGAAACGATTTCGGAGCATAATCGCCTCTGCTACCGGGCCCACTGCGTTCAGACGGCCAGAGCCATAGCACAAGAATCGGCATTATCCAAAGACCAATACACCATCTCTTTCCAATCGCGTCTTGGGAGGACACCGTGGATTAAACCCTATACCGATTTGATCCTCCCCGAACTGGCTCGACAGGGAAAAAAGAGAATCGCTGTTTTTTGTCCCTCGTTTGTGGCCGATTGTCTGGAAACACTGGAAGAGATCGCCATCCGCGGAAAGGAATCTTTTTTGGCTACGGGAGGGGAAAGGCTGGCATTGATCCCTTCTCTGAATAGCCATCCCTCATGGGTGGAGGCGATCTGCGAGATGATCACCTCACCTTCCACTCATGCACAAAATCCACCAGCGCCATGA
- the hemN gene encoding oxygen-independent coproporphyrinogen III oxidase: MDSRLLQLLQKYDVPGPRYTSYPTVPAWTSDVGKENYKKALREITGDACGRAPDRAAVVLLHDEDESGRTRRRQDPLSLYFHLPFCESLCHFCGCMQVITKDHARSREYVDVLLTELDRIGDLLPKDTREVVQLHFGGGTPNFLQPEELKEIVDRVRKHFHLLSDAEIAIELHPRTSTEAFCEMLAELKFNRISLGVQDFDPTVQKLIHRNQTYEMTEEMVTLLRKLGFQSFNFDLVYGLPGQTMKGWKETLKKVLYLHPDRLAVYSYAHVPWVRPVQRSFKDSDLPPPELKLQLFEKAYETFTQNGYRHIGIDHFALKEDELSRALDNETIHRNFMGYSTRADAHQIGFGVSSISYVGGNYFQNKKELRAYYESIRQGQLATFRGFCLNRDDTLRRDLITRIMCRGRVDIPAFEKAWDIRFADYFAEDVSRLKTFADDGLLAIDENKIRAVNEGTLFLRNIAMAFDRYLEGVRSHAKTPVFSRTV, translated from the coding sequence ATGGACAGCCGCTTGCTCCAATTACTTCAAAAGTACGACGTACCGGGACCGCGGTATACAAGCTACCCCACCGTGCCGGCATGGACGAGCGATGTGGGGAAAGAAAACTATAAAAAAGCTCTGAGAGAGATAACGGGTGACGCCTGCGGGAGGGCTCCCGATCGAGCCGCAGTCGTGCTCCTTCACGACGAGGACGAGAGCGGGAGGACCCGCAGGCGGCAGGACCCGTTATCTCTCTACTTCCATCTCCCCTTCTGCGAATCGCTCTGCCATTTTTGCGGTTGTATGCAGGTGATCACCAAAGACCATGCCCGCTCCCGCGAATATGTGGATGTCCTTTTGACCGAGCTCGATCGGATCGGTGATCTTCTGCCCAAGGATACAAGGGAGGTCGTCCAGCTTCACTTCGGCGGCGGCACCCCCAATTTCCTTCAACCGGAAGAACTCAAAGAAATCGTCGATCGTGTCCGAAAACATTTTCATCTTTTGTCCGACGCCGAAATCGCAATCGAACTGCACCCGCGAACTTCGACAGAGGCCTTTTGCGAGATGCTGGCGGAACTCAAGTTCAACCGGATTTCCCTCGGTGTGCAGGATTTCGACCCAACCGTCCAAAAACTGATCCATCGCAATCAAACCTACGAAATGACGGAAGAGATGGTGACGCTTCTGCGGAAACTCGGTTTTCAGTCGTTCAACTTCGATCTGGTTTACGGCCTTCCGGGACAAACCATGAAGGGCTGGAAAGAGACGCTGAAAAAAGTCCTTTATCTCCACCCCGACCGTCTGGCGGTTTACAGCTATGCCCATGTCCCGTGGGTCCGCCCTGTTCAGCGGTCGTTCAAAGACTCCGATCTCCCGCCGCCAGAACTGAAACTTCAGCTCTTTGAAAAGGCCTACGAGACATTCACCCAAAACGGCTATCGCCACATCGGCATTGATCACTTCGCCCTGAAAGAGGATGAGTTGAGCCGGGCGCTGGATAACGAAACGATTCACCGGAATTTCATGGGATATTCAACAAGGGCCGATGCCCACCAGATCGGTTTTGGAGTCAGCAGTATTTCGTATGTCGGCGGGAACTATTTTCAGAACAAAAAGGAATTGAGGGCTTATTATGAATCGATAAGACAAGGTCAACTCGCGACATTTCGCGGTTTTTGCTTAAACCGCGACGACACCTTGCGGCGCGACTTGATCACCCGCATCATGTGCCGGGGCCGCGTGGATATTCCGGCCTTTGAAAAGGCATGGGACATCCGGTTTGCCGATTATTTTGCGGAAGATGTTTCACGGCTGAAAACTTTTGCCGACGACGGCCTGTTGGCGATCGACGAAAATAAAATTCGGGCGGTCAACGAAGGGACCCTCTTTTTAAGAAACATCGCCATGGCGTTCGACCGCTATCTGGAGGGAGTCCGGAGTCACGCAAAAACGCCGGTATTTTCGAGGACGGTATGA
- a CDS encoding BrnT family toxin yields the protein MRFDWDPKKAELNEKKHGFSFAEAITAFDDPLSLIVDDKKHSVAEERKWLIGNTDAGRLAVVVFTERAEIIRVISARPASRKEREIYDTIQRIPV from the coding sequence ATGAGATTCGATTGGGATCCCAAAAAGGCGGAACTAAACGAAAAGAAACATGGTTTTAGTTTTGCAGAGGCTATCACAGCGTTTGATGACCCGCTTTCTTTGATTGTCGATGACAAAAAACATTCTGTTGCGGAAGAGAGAAAATGGTTAATTGGCAATACCGACGCTGGAAGATTAGCGGTTGTTGTCTTTACAGAGCGCGCGGAAATAATCAGGGTAATCAGTGCGCGACCCGCAAGCAGAAAAGAGAGGGAAATTTATGATACGATACAGAGAATTCCCGTTTGA
- a CDS encoding BrnA antitoxin family protein, producing the protein MIRYREFPFERARRATSEELKKYRKAIERTLGVKRKSRGRPPKLSRDKYLAVSIRLHPLALSWVRGEARKRGVGYQTVINQILLKQAA; encoded by the coding sequence ATGATACGATACAGAGAATTCCCGTTTGAACGGGCGCGAAGGGCAACTTCCGAGGAGTTGAAAAAATACCGGAAAGCCATCGAAAGAACTTTGGGCGTAAAACGGAAAAGCCGCGGCCGCCCGCCCAAGTTATCCAGGGATAAATACCTTGCGGTTTCCATCCGCCTGCATCCTCTCGCACTCTCGTGGGTTAGAGGAGAAGCAAGGAAAAGAGGGGTGGGGTATCAAACGGTCATTAATCAGATTCTCCTTAAGCAGGCGGCATAG
- a CDS encoding NAD-dependent succinate-semialdehyde dehydrogenase has protein sequence MIFKSINPTNGSLINKYTSMSSKKVAAILAGVSETFQEWRKTSFAERSEKMRKTAGILRSKKEEFARLMTCEMGKPIAQARTEIEKCAWGCDFFAENAEKFLSPEIVPTDAAKSYVAYTPLGVVLAIMPWNFPFWQVFRFAAPAIMAGNAVVLKHASNVSGCALAIEGIFRDAGFPKNLFRTLLIAAKDTGKIIDHPAVCAVTLTGSTPAGRSVAAKAGAALKKTVLELGGSDPYVILADADLNQALETCVFAKLLNTGQSCVAAKRFIVVESIRKEFEKRLGEKMSGKKMGDPFDEAVSLGPLARPDLREELHRQVVKSVKKGAKLILGGKIPEGKGAFYPPTILTKVKKGMPAYDEELFGPVASIISVKDEKEAIRVANDTPFGLGAAVFTTDITKGEHIATDELEAGNCFVNTHVKSDPRLPFGGIKQSGYGRELSSFGIREFVNIKTVYIK, from the coding sequence ATGATTTTCAAGTCGATCAATCCGACAAACGGTTCGCTCATCAACAAATACACTTCCATGTCCTCCAAAAAAGTTGCCGCGATTTTGGCCGGCGTGTCGGAGACTTTTCAGGAATGGCGAAAGACTTCATTTGCGGAGCGATCGGAAAAAATGAGGAAGACAGCCGGGATTCTCCGCTCCAAAAAAGAGGAATTTGCCCGGCTCATGACCTGTGAAATGGGAAAACCGATTGCGCAGGCGCGGACCGAGATTGAAAAATGCGCCTGGGGTTGCGATTTTTTTGCCGAAAACGCCGAAAAATTCCTCTCGCCCGAAATCGTCCCAACCGATGCGGCAAAAAGCTATGTTGCCTATACGCCCCTCGGCGTTGTTTTGGCGATCATGCCGTGGAATTTTCCTTTCTGGCAGGTTTTTCGATTCGCGGCTCCGGCGATTATGGCCGGAAACGCCGTCGTCCTCAAACATGCCTCCAATGTGTCCGGTTGCGCCCTCGCGATTGAGGGTATTTTCCGCGACGCCGGGTTTCCAAAGAATCTGTTTCGGACTCTTCTGATTGCCGCAAAAGACACGGGAAAAATCATCGATCATCCGGCGGTCTGCGCGGTGACGCTGACCGGCTCTACCCCGGCGGGACGCTCGGTTGCGGCCAAGGCGGGAGCGGCACTGAAAAAAACGGTCCTGGAACTGGGGGGAAGCGATCCGTATGTGATTTTGGCTGATGCCGACTTGAATCAGGCGCTTGAGACCTGCGTTTTTGCCAAACTGTTGAACACCGGGCAAAGTTGTGTGGCGGCCAAGCGGTTTATCGTGGTGGAATCGATCCGCAAAGAATTTGAAAAACGGCTGGGTGAAAAGATGTCCGGGAAAAAAATGGGGGACCCGTTTGACGAAGCGGTTTCGCTCGGCCCGCTCGCCCGTCCCGATTTAAGAGAAGAGCTCCATCGGCAAGTGGTAAAAAGCGTCAAAAAAGGGGCCAAACTTATTTTGGGAGGAAAAATTCCGGAAGGCAAAGGGGCTTTTTATCCTCCGACTATTCTGACGAAGGTAAAAAAGGGAATGCCGGCCTATGATGAAGAACTCTTCGGCCCGGTGGCTTCAATCATTTCCGTCAAAGATGAGAAGGAAGCAATCAGGGTTGCAAACGACACCCCTTTTGGCCTCGGCGCGGCGGTCTTTACAACCGACATCACAAAGGGAGAACATATTGCCACGGACGAATTGGAGGCGGGAAACTGTTTTGTGAACACCCATGTGAAGTCTGACCCCCGCCTCCCCTTCGGCGGGATCAAACAGTCGGGCTACGGGCGCGAACTCTCCAGCTTCGGCATTCGCGAGTTTGTGAATATCAAGACGGTCTACATTAAATAA
- a CDS encoding nucleoside deaminase, which translates to MQLALVEARKAADEGEIPIGAVLVHKSEIVARAHNAREKSKNPLHHAEMAALEEGGKRLDNWRLSETTLYVTLEPCLMCLGAVLQARVGGLVFGCTDPKRASAHLFPSLSNQSSITANNHTLQITGGILENECAALLKDFFETKREKKG; encoded by the coding sequence ATGCAACTGGCCCTTGTTGAGGCCCGAAAGGCCGCCGATGAGGGTGAAATTCCCATCGGCGCCGTCCTCGTTCACAAGAGTGAAATTGTTGCGAGGGCGCACAACGCGCGCGAGAAATCGAAAAATCCCCTCCACCATGCCGAAATGGCGGCGCTGGAAGAGGGGGGGAAACGGCTCGACAACTGGCGGCTTTCCGAGACGACCCTGTATGTCACCTTGGAACCCTGTCTCATGTGCCTGGGGGCGGTGTTACAGGCGCGGGTAGGAGGGCTGGTTTTTGGCTGTACCGACCCCAAACGGGCCTCCGCGCACCTTTTTCCATCCCTCTCCAACCAGAGTTCCATCACCGCAAACAATCATACCTTGCAAATTACCGGCGGAATTTTGGAAAATGAGTGCGCCGCCTTGCTGAAGGATTTTTTTGAGACCAAAAGGGAGAAAAAAGGATGA
- a CDS encoding MGMT family protein yields the protein MSQIKKPNFSCGTPFQQKVWRQLMKIPAGQVRSYAWVAKKIGKPEAVRAVGQAVKKNPYPVVVPCHRVIRADGSIGGFSLGVKKKKELLAREGIECRGSSVTRGSQRKRGERTKQ from the coding sequence ATGTCTCAAATAAAAAAACCGAACTTCTCATGTGGAACGCCGTTTCAGCAAAAGGTTTGGCGGCAACTGATGAAAATCCCGGCCGGCCAGGTTCGGAGTTACGCATGGGTGGCCAAAAAAATAGGCAAGCCCGAAGCGGTGCGGGCGGTGGGGCAGGCGGTGAAAAAAAATCCGTATCCGGTGGTGGTGCCATGCCACCGGGTCATTCGCGCCGACGGGTCGATCGGCGGATTTTCTTTGGGAGTAAAAAAGAAAAAGGAACTGCTGGCGCGGGAAGGAATTGAATGCAGAGGGAGCTCTGTGACGCGTGGCAGTCAGCGGAAGCGAGGTGAAAGGACAAAGCAATGA
- a CDS encoding DNA internalization-related competence protein ComEC/Rec2: MYAPREIARRPLFYPLCLLIIGILAWDHWILPNKKSLPLPDKPAEYEGVIVENPDVSGEKTKAAGPLQKAGGQAPTKWSEWTFKQSANFLAKRVEVAEKKTKLTVKKRAEDGREAKVLLTLIDTAMPFRRGDWIRFHTRLKEPVSYKNPGGFNYARYLRRKGILATGFIRTPKDISAIEPVEPAQPARLSALEYRMDALKTKTKEHLVSLAGTRSAGILVALLWGDESLLDFETENLFRNHGINHLLVISGLHFATLAFLIFHLFMATARLFPRLLLSFPMRKIASGATMVPLTLYVLFCEPNPSITRAYIAIVAYLAAMILNRSRDLLNVVFLAAFIILLTRPSDLFDLSFQLSFGAVLCLALILPVLSDFFAQKPDDKKKNLLRQITSWFGELILINAAVFIGLTPILVYYFHRMTPDSFIMNLWAVPLFELVIVPIGLVSLVLEIFAPGAASFLFAFDTRLIDAALRILQKADSLFGTPLLVFPPRGWELMLYFFLLFTFVLGVRPRFRKITALAVAAVFLVDGGFRLHQVYGADRFRITQIDVGEGDSLLVESPGPKRVLIDGGGSPFFDLGENVLIPFLLYERIPRLDAVVVTHADTDHYLGLQKVLESYRVGELWWNGVLDDNPAYRHLLETAGEKGIKIVEMSRGMQFSLSAEDRWEVLSPDPEDKITAKDNNRSVVLRLTVRGWTALFTGDLESWGEFKLLRSMIGASANTSWRTPLRSDYLKVGHHGSRTSSSEDFLKAVLPRVATVGVGAGNRFRHPSREVVRRFESLHIPMYRTDRDGAIQVNFDGSEIQVKTYNKQKGSF; encoded by the coding sequence GTGTACGCCCCCCGCGAAATCGCGCGCAGGCCGCTTTTTTATCCCCTTTGCCTCCTCATCATCGGGATTCTTGCCTGGGATCATTGGATTCTCCCCAATAAAAAAAGTCTCCCGCTCCCCGATAAGCCCGCCGAATACGAAGGGGTGATCGTCGAAAACCCCGATGTCTCGGGAGAAAAGACCAAGGCGGCAGGGCCCCTCCAAAAAGCTGGCGGGCAGGCGCCAACCAAATGGTCCGAATGGACCTTCAAACAGTCCGCAAACTTCTTGGCAAAACGCGTAGAAGTTGCAGAGAAAAAAACCAAACTTACGGTCAAGAAACGCGCCGAAGACGGACGCGAGGCAAAAGTTCTTCTGACACTCATCGATACTGCCATGCCGTTCCGACGGGGCGATTGGATTCGCTTTCACACCCGCCTTAAAGAGCCGGTCTCTTACAAAAACCCCGGCGGCTTCAATTATGCCCGTTATTTGCGCCGGAAGGGGATTTTAGCGACAGGCTTCATCCGGACCCCGAAAGATATCTCGGCGATTGAACCGGTTGAACCGGCTCAGCCGGCCCGTCTTTCGGCTCTGGAGTACAGAATGGATGCGCTCAAGACAAAAACAAAAGAACATCTTGTCTCCCTTGCGGGAACGCGTTCCGCGGGGATTCTCGTCGCCCTCCTTTGGGGGGATGAGTCGCTTCTCGACTTCGAGACCGAAAATTTGTTTCGCAATCACGGCATCAATCACCTTCTGGTCATCTCCGGCCTCCACTTCGCCACGCTGGCCTTTTTGATCTTTCATCTGTTCATGGCGACAGCAAGGCTTTTTCCCCGCCTCCTCCTCTCATTTCCCATGCGAAAAATCGCATCCGGGGCGACGATGGTTCCACTGACTCTCTATGTTCTCTTTTGTGAACCGAACCCTTCCATTACGCGGGCCTATATCGCCATTGTCGCCTATCTGGCCGCGATGATATTAAACCGCTCGCGCGATCTCCTGAACGTCGTCTTTTTGGCGGCCTTTATCATTCTTTTGACGCGCCCTTCCGACCTCTTTGATCTTTCATTCCAGCTGTCGTTTGGCGCCGTCTTGTGTCTTGCGCTGATTTTGCCTGTTTTGTCGGATTTTTTTGCCCAAAAGCCGGATGACAAAAAGAAAAACCTTTTGAGGCAAATTACCTCCTGGTTCGGCGAATTGATTCTGATCAATGCGGCGGTGTTTATCGGGCTAACCCCCATTCTTGTTTATTATTTTCATCGCATGACCCCCGATTCATTCATCATGAACCTCTGGGCGGTTCCCCTTTTTGAACTGGTGATTGTGCCCATCGGCCTTGTATCCCTTGTCCTTGAAATTTTTGCGCCGGGAGCCGCCTCGTTTCTTTTTGCTTTTGACACCCGGCTTATCGACGCGGCCCTCCGGATTTTGCAAAAGGCCGATTCATTGTTTGGAACCCCTCTCCTTGTTTTTCCGCCCCGCGGCTGGGAGCTGATGCTCTATTTTTTTCTCCTTTTTACGTTTGTCCTCGGCGTCCGGCCCCGATTTCGCAAAATTACCGCCCTTGCCGTTGCCGCTGTTTTTCTCGTTGACGGGGGTTTCAGGCTCCATCAGGTGTACGGCGCCGATCGTTTCCGGATCACGCAGATCGACGTGGGGGAGGGGGATTCCCTTTTGGTGGAATCGCCTGGACCGAAACGGGTGCTGATTGACGGCGGGGGATCCCCTTTTTTCGATCTGGGAGAAAATGTATTGATCCCTTTTTTGCTGTATGAACGGATTCCAAGGCTGGATGCCGTTGTGGTCACGCATGCCGACACCGACCACTATCTGGGTCTTCAAAAGGTGCTGGAGTCTTACCGGGTCGGCGAACTCTGGTGGAACGGGGTTTTGGACGACAACCCGGCTTATCGGCATTTGTTGGAAACAGCCGGGGAAAAGGGGATCAAAATCGTCGAAATGAGTCGCGGGATGCAATTTTCTTTGTCGGCGGAAGATCGCTGGGAGGTCCTTTCGCCCGATCCGGAGGACAAGATCACCGCCAAAGACAATAACCGGTCGGTTGTCCTTCGTCTTACGGTGCGCGGCTGGACGGCGTTGTTTACGGGCGACCTCGAATCGTGGGGGGAATTTAAATTGTTGCGATCGATGATAGGGGCGTCCGCCAATACTTCGTGGCGGACGCCCCTACGCTCCGATTATCTGAAGGTCGGCCACCACGGGAGCCGGACATCAAGTTCGGAGGATTTTTTAAAGGCGGTCTTGCCGCGCGTAGCTACTGTCGGGGTCGGAGCCGGGAACCGGTTTCGTCATCCCTCGCGCGAAGTGGTCCGGCGGTTTGAAAGCCTCCACATTCCAATGTATCGAACCGACCGGGACGGGGCGATTCAGGTGAATTTTGACGGGAGTGAAATTCAGGTCAAAACATACAACAAACAAAAGGGGTCCTTTTGA
- a CDS encoding CoA pyrophosphatase, with protein MDKQLSKFLARQKRAVQTHPGAPAQLTKAAVLVLLLREKGEDHLLFTKRSQIVLHHKGQICFPGGACDEGDSDLWATAIRETREEIGLEPSLVSSVGRLGQLATPSGYLVTPFVGRVSQSFTLKPSLSEIAEIFTAPVGHFLNPENFRHVKKQLYGIEYEDPTFIYKNHEIWGATGRILVEFLEAWRVSYK; from the coding sequence ATGGACAAACAGCTTTCAAAATTTTTGGCCCGGCAGAAGCGGGCTGTTCAGACACACCCGGGAGCGCCGGCGCAATTGACCAAGGCGGCGGTGCTGGTTCTTCTTCTCCGCGAAAAGGGTGAGGATCATCTCCTTTTCACCAAACGGTCGCAGATCGTTTTGCATCACAAGGGGCAGATCTGTTTTCCGGGCGGCGCCTGCGATGAGGGAGACAGCGATTTGTGGGCCACGGCGATTCGTGAAACCCGGGAGGAGATCGGCCTCGAACCTTCGCTGGTTTCATCCGTCGGACGCTTGGGACAACTGGCGACGCCAAGCGGTTATCTGGTGACCCCGTTTGTCGGCAGGGTAAGTCAATCCTTCACCTTAAAACCCAGCCTCTCCGAGATTGCCGAGATTTTCACCGCTCCGGTCGGCCACTTCCTGAACCCCGAAAATTTTCGACATGTGAAAAAACAGCTCTATGGCATCGAATACGAAGATCCCACCTTCATCTATAAGAACCACGAAATCTGGGGGGCAACGGGGAGGATTCTGGTGGAGTTCCTCGAGGCGTGGCGTGTCTCATACAAATGA